In the Panthera tigris isolate Pti1 chromosome F3, P.tigris_Pti1_mat1.1, whole genome shotgun sequence genome, ACAATAGGAGGAGTGGCCTCCGTTTAGTCCTTCCCCTCTAGAAATGACGATTTTTGCCCCAAACTACGCAGATCAAAAACTGGTTTGCTTACATGCGACAACCACTCgtttattctctattttaattACAGTCTTCCACCCGAAGCCGGAGCTGTAAAGAGTAGCCACGCCGTCTTCATCTTTTGCAGAAGCTGCTTCAGCCTCACTTACCGGGTAGGCGTGTAACAGCCCCGGAGCCATGATGTACGGATTAGGCAACAACGGCGGGACCCCAGGAGGGAGGTTGGGAGGAGCTTTTCCTAAAAGAGAGATCCCATTTTTACCCAGTCACACGATCACTCCTCTCCTCCATCCCAGAGGAATGCCGTCCACCTTCTACCTGAAGTCGTAGCGACCGAGCTCCGAGTCGAGGCCGTGACGGTGGAGTTGCTGCTGAGGCTGAGGCCTAAGCTGCTGCCACCGTGGAGACTGGAGGAGACACTGACCactgggggaggcgcagagaccGTGCTGGACGTGGTGGAGAAAGTGCTGGAGGAAGAATGGAGGTTCGCCTCACTGTCCACGCTTGTGTGCTTCAAAAAGGGGGAGCAGTGGATGAGAAGAGGAAACAGCGATCAGCAAGACAGGTCAGGAGAGAGGCACAGCCCCTTCTGCAGGCGAGAGCACATCAGCCTCCCAATTAAAACGGCCGAGGCAGAGACCTGGGTGTCCTCCACCAAAGGAGTTAGAAGAAATCGCGAAGTTTGCTCCGGCTGCCTGTTCCCCAAGACGCAGCGTCACGCAGGGATCTAGTTAACAACACCGGCTGCACGCCCTCCCGTCAGGGCACATGCGGACAAACACGCCAGGAACCAATGCTGGCTGGCCAGCGAACAGTTCGGGTCAGGGAAATACAGCCTAGCCTTCTCTCCCACGTTCTCCTTCAGTAGCTCGCCAAGTTCTAATGAACTTAAACCAGAAACAGTATACCTGAGAAAAAAGAGTCTTCCAGGGGAGCCTTAGCACTCGTCTGCCCCCGGGTTTCTGGCAGACTAGACACCTTTGCCCCAAATGGGTCTTCCTCGCCGTCTCAGCTTAACCCCACAAATGCTCGTCCTAAATCACCACAGTGAACTTAATTCTCGGATCGAAAGCTTTCCTCTGGCCTTAACTTTCAGAGGACACCCGGACCCTGATTATCTTCAGCAGCCCTGTCCAACACACCCCCCACCACGGAGTGAGAATGGCTGCACAGAGGCTCTCACAGGCTCCATCAGAGCTATGAAGCCCCGCACACCTCAGTgttaagaaggaataaaaaaaggcaaagctTCAGGAGTCACGTCCAGGGCTTTGAGAATTGGCCCAGAGCTCAGCAGTATCTCTAGgttctcctgcctctcctgccttccGACATCCTTTCAGTCCATTCCTGCAACCTCAGATCAACGATCACTCCGCCACCGCACGAAGGGATTTCCAAGAATCTCTTCTCAGGAGTCTCGCCGCTAGACTCCTCTAAGTGTAAGAACACCACCCTTCCTCTTCAGCCGCATCACACTTACCAAAAGAGTGGATGTAGAAGTGCGCCCAGAAGACGTGGATGACGAGAGGGTGTTCTGCTGCGTCGATAACGTGCTGCAAAGAAGAGGCAGCCATCAGTCACGGTGCTGTGGTGACCGACCTGGAGCTTCCATCAAGAACACTGACGAGGACGTGCGGCGGTATATGGGACCAGGAAGACCGGAGACCGGGGGGAGCTCCGCGGCCGGCCAGGGTGGGGAGCAGACACAGCGAGCGGGGCTGCTGAGGAGAGAGAACAGGCCTCTCTCTCCTACCCCACAACTTGCAGGTCGTGCCCGCTAACACGGCCCCTGGCAGGCAGCAGGGACAGGGCGGAAGCAGAGAACTCTACCTCTCCTCCCAACCCCAACATCCACCTGTGACCCAAATCACCTGCTGTGTTGTGTGGTGGGAGCGTTTGCACTCTCCTCACTGTGGCTCAAGCCACCCAGGGGGGATGAGTGTTGACTGGCCGCTGTCAGCAAGGAGGCTGCGGACACCGTCTCGCTGAGAGGGGAGATGCCGGAAGTGGAAGGTGAGTCAGACTTCACTGCAGAGCCTGTAGCACctggaaataaagaataattatcTATCCCATCAGCGGAAAGGGAGTGTCTCTGACAAGTGAATGGACAACTCCAGTCTCAGCCGTCCCCGAGACAAGAGAGGAAGTTATTTAATAAGGAACTACTGTGATTACATAGActctcttattattttaaatttcttgtacatttatttatttttgagagagagagagagagagatggacaaagacaaagcgtgagtgtgggaggggcacagggagagggagacacagaatccgaagcaggctccaggctccgagctgttagcacagagcctgacacgaggcttgaaccaatgaatcgtgagatcatgacctgagccgaagtcgggacgcttgaccgactgaaccacccaggtgcccctagactctcTTATTTCCAACATTTCAGAGCACTGATCTCACCTATCCAGTGAAGGGAACCGAGGGTACTATCACTCTTCTAAGTCAGAGAGCCCTGAGACAGGTCTGAGAGAAAACAGCAGGGCAGGACCACACGAAGACTGTGACCAGAGAAGCCAGGGTGCTTCCCACTATGATCGAAGAAACGCAAACAtatgaaaaagagaggaaaaccactACAACATAGAGGAAAAAGCCTCACCTTCAACAGATTGCGTGGTCTGTAACTGTGTGGCCTGCACAGAGCTGAAGCCATTCtggaacaaaaaacagaagagtaaaAAACAAACTCAAGTGAAAAGTCGAGTTAGCACAGACTCCGCTTAACTTCAACCAACAAATCTTTCAGAGACATTCTGTAAGCTAACCAAAGGATTAACATAATGCAGACGATCTAAACAAAACGAATTTAAAATGGCAACAAGATAGACCAACCCCGTGTGACCCAAAGCAACAGAAGGCAGCGCCCCCAAACTGCTCAAGAGATCCCAAACCCAGAAGAGACACAGGAGAGGCCTGGGGGTCCCTGGGGGAGGTTGGGGAAGGAGGACCGTTCAGCCAAAGCACCCACTGTTCTGGCTGCACGGGACTGTCAGTCCGCTCCACAGCACCTCTGGCATATGCTGTCCCCTCCCCGGGCCGAGACACGGCAAGGTGTCTATCGATACAGACCCAGAAGTCCAGCACTCAGATCTTCGCGAGAGAGAAAACGAGTACTTGACCTTGATCCTACGACAAAGAACGAATCTCTAGTGCTGGCTTTAGTTTTCTGACTATGAATCTCCAGGCTTGCTGCAAAGaacttttttatttctccaaccacagaaatgtgtttttttcagcTTCTCAGTCAGTACTTCTGTGgcatcccagcaccatttgtcaagAAGGGAAACACTAACACTGGAGACACTTTGCCCAATATTGTCTTAAACAGCACCCAGGGACTCTCAAAGCCACACTACCTTTGCCTGAGTCAggtccttttggggtgatgaggaGATGGAGCTGGGGTACCGTCGAGTCTGTGTGGACCTCTGTTCATACAGAGGGCCCTGAGCATTATTTGGGGAGGTATAGGTTGTCGACTGAATTGGACCGCTCTGATAACCGGACTCCTGACTCTGGTTAGATGAAATTGTAGATGAAGATTCACTGTGGGGAGCGCAGAAGGAAAATCtcagaaaaccaaaacagaacagatcCACGGATACTAAGGACATGCTGGAGACCTACTAGAGTAAGTTGATtataatcaaaaggaaaattccCAGCAgcaaataaaagacaattttctCTTGACAGCAATAGGAATTTCCACATCCTACAGAGTCAGGGGTCTGAACTCAAACTGCTCGCCTACATTCTGTTTTaagaaaagaggcaaaagcaGAAAGGATAGACTTTTTTGATCCTTCTGATATATCCTAACATGAACCCTAAGCACAGGGAAAGTCATCTGTTTCTCACATTCATTTTAAGGAATTCTGGGCTCCTGGCTCTGTCAGAAACCCTATTAAATATAAGGTACTAGGTAGAAACTCTTgagaaaaactatgaaaatattcACATGACTTAACGGCAATTATAATCCAACAGATTAGGCAAGGACCtgatgcttatatttttaaattcaagggACTGAAGAAAATAGCCTAGTCCCTTAAACTCTGccagaactttttctttaaatatttatttattttaaaagagagagagcacacgtgcacacaaggAAGGGgcggtgggcagaaagagagggagagagagaatcccaagcaggctgcgcgCTGTCAGCTGACGAGGGGCTTGACTTCACCAatcgtgagaacatgacctgagctgaaatcaagagtcggatgctcaactgaccaagctgcccaggtgccccatcctccAGGGTTTTCTATTGCTTATGTTGGCCCTTTGTGACACTTACCAGAGAAGGtaggaaagtttcttttttacttgTGTCATCTATTGATGCTACCTCTTTCTTAGGAGGCCAGAGTCCTACCCTTCATATGCATAAGGCCCACACCAAAGGACCAAAGATGTCAAAAGCATTTTTAGCCAGATGCCAAGGTCCTCCTGTTAGAGGTGCTATACGCACCTCTTAAGAACTGGGCGTGGggacgcctgggaggctcagccagtcgtgcgtccgactcttgattttggctcaggtcatgatttcatggttcaagagttccagcgtggagcctgcttggaatttttctctttccctgccctgcccccccagccacccccccccccccacaaggaACAGCACACggacatgtgctctctctctcaaataaaaacttaaaaacaaaaacaaagtggtGGATGTTTctgttaaaaaaccaaaaaaacaaaaaacaagaactaGGCGTGGACACTCCAGAAGTATGCAAGAGGTATATTTCCATCTGTTTAGTGTTACAGATAATCTTAGTAACAGTATTTTGAAATGCTTAACAAAATGCTACAATCGGCTACTTTTCCTTCAATCAGAGGCTTGGGCCTCTTTGGAGTTCTAGGAATCggcaagagacagaaaaagtggTAAAAGCCTGACAAAAAGAGTCTTGATTGAGGTTTCCCCTCTACCTGGCTGTGCTGGTATAGAGGCTACTTGGAGCCTGGCTTGAAGAGGCGCTCGTGGTGGGGGTGGACTCGTAATCAGAAAGGACAGGCTCTGACCCAAACTGCAATGCCCCAAACTGCAGGTTTAGCCCTGAGATATCTGCTGAGCCAGGCATCTCCACAGCCAGAGCAGGAATCTGTAACGAGAAGGTAATGGTTTTATTACAATCTTACTATAAGactgataaaaaaacaaacaaacctgtctCAAATTTGCAAACTATCCCCTCACAATCTTGATTCCCAAATCCCGCATCACCTTTGCCCTAAAATGACACCCATCACAAAGTTCAAGTACCTTAGAAGTCAAGGAGGcctttttcttctgctgtttcAATTTCTGCTGAGCCGGCTGAGGGCTGGAGGACTGGTTATCTGAAGACCCGGGAGACATCTGTGGGGCCGAGGTGGATTTGCTCGGCAGAGGAGAAGAGGGCGGTGGAGGTGCAGCAGTGGAGGTGGCCACCGTGGGCGGCTTCTCCTGAAGGAACACCTCCATCATGGCTGAAGACGGGGTGAAAGCCTGGCGTTTGCTGAAGGGGCTGTGTACTGTGGAATCGTCTGGGTTCTTCAAATCTGCACGGAGAGTCCCGGTACACATGGGGTCAGGGATGCTGATGATCGTCAGTGAAACGCTATTATCCTCTCTCGAGCCGTAAACAAGGCCCTCAAGAATCAGTACGTCACATAAACGAGTCCTCATCTAGGACTCACTCTCATTTCCAAAAGTGACAATCACACATCCTATCTGTTCTAAGTACAGCCTAATCAAATCAGCACTATTAGCCTGCTTGTGTAAGACAGGAACCTACAAACTGTCCGTGTTTAGAGCGAAAGGTCCTACATAATGCCAAGCCCACAAACCTCCTAAGGCAACGTTTTTTCAAACACTGAAGACCAATCTAGGGAGAGTCCAAACACTCCGTGGTCAACAGAAGACTGCAACTACGATGCAGATGTCTAAATTCGGTTAAAGAGACACCGAGCCTCCAACTTTTTACTACTTCCTAGCTTTCTGAACTCAGCCTGTGTGACTAGAGGGTATCAGTCATGGGAAACGAGCCAGGTGGCTGTCCTTCTCCTGACTTCAAGAAACATTCTCCACCCCCGACTCCTGCAAGCTCCTGGTGGTAATGGTCCAACACGTCACTTTCCACCCTTCTCACCGTACTGCACCAGCGATGGGGACTGTGAGGCGGAGCCCATGTCCCAAGAGGAGGTGGCGGTGGTTCCAGGCTGAGAATGCTGTGCCGCCAGCTGGGCCAGGGCCTGAGCAGTCTTGAACTGCTCCAAGAACTGAGAGCCCGTGGTGCTGCCACCTTTGGCTTCGCCGACATCGCCAAACCCTTTCCCCAACATGCTCACCTGCAGACCGACACAGAGAGGGATGAGAGAGACCTACGGCAAGCAGATGTGTTCACCGCTTGGAAACACTTGGAAAGTCACTCAGACACAGGGGGAGCCAGGAGAGACCCGACAAGTAAAGAATATCACCAGACTGAGTACACAGTCTAGTCCATTAGAGCACagtctctggagtcagactgcctagGTCCAAATCCTGGCTATGTAAGTGTGGAAAAACCTATTTGTGATTTCTCTGTACGTCATTTTCCTCAcctgaaagcaaatgaaaatagtaTCGCATAAAGCTGTAGGGGGATGAAATAATGTATTAAAGCATTTAATATGTGTATGGTACATAATAAGCATCATTAAAATTTACACCATTACTTCCTCCCTCCTCAGGTATAAAGATCTAATGACTGGtggaatttttctcctttaaaaatttttttttatttttttgtaagtgtttttttcaaatgcttatttattttgagagagcagcaggggaaagggagagggagagagaatcccaagcaggctccacactcagcacggagcccagtgtaaggctcgatctcacaacatgacctgagcccaaatcaaaagtcggacacaaccaattgagctacccaggcaccccggaatgtttttccttttaaaggttTACATcaggcatctaggtggctcagttgttaagcatctgacctcagctcaggtcatgatctcacggttcatgagttcgagccctatgtcgggtgAGCAAGAGCCCCACTTCGGGCAAACACAAACCCTActtcgggtgagccctgcttctctctttctccctctgcccctcactcacttgcacacgcacactctcaaaaataagtaaataaataaaaaggcttaCATCAACcagtatttgattatttttttaaactgttttttaatgtttgtttatttttgagagagagacagagtgtgaatggggtaggggcagagagagagggagacacagaatccaaaccaggctccagggtccgagctgtcagcacagagcccaacgtggggggctcaaacccacgaactgtgaggtcatgacctaagctgcagtcggacacttaactgcccaGGCGCTCCAAGCAGTACTTGATTACTAAATTAATATGAAGGCTAATACGAAATTTCAGTTCAGCCATTAAGGCTCATTTTGCCCCTTCCACTAAACAGCTCAAAAGTAACAAGGAGAGCTAACTGGAGCCTCACttcaagacacagaaaagaaagctAAGGGCCTGTCAACATCTCTGCACCACACAATCAAATAATGAGTCCGTAtgattcattttctctgtgtgtatccAAGTTCTATAGGACAATCacgaataagaaaacaaaatttactcTTATGCTTTTGGGGGATTTCCCCTACTCCCTACTGCTAGGTAAGACCGCCAGCCTAGTCCAGCAGATGAACCACATGGCCTTGACTACTCCAAAACATCTTCAGGGAGATTCGATCTAGTTTCCCTTAGGTTCTTATTCAACCATATCCTTCCTCATCACCATCAATGAGCAGCGCTCTCTTAAACGAAACCAATCAGTCCAACTCAAGGGAAGACATTTTTCCCACTTCAGTCTATGTCACAAAATTATAcgaacaaaaacacaaacacccGAAGTTGAGTTAAAAGTATAGGACTATGGCAGGGAGATGATCCCACATGGTAACGATCATCAGATATTCTACAAGTGCAAAGCTTTAAAGATACAGCAATTATGTAATGTCCGTGTATAGGGAGCTcctatgttatttatattaaaattttgtcttACATCTATTACATTTTAGGGAAAATTGGTTCtctaatgtttctttctttcttttttttttttttgagagagaaaaaacacaagcaggggagaggggcagagggagaaagaatcttaagcaggctccatgctcagcacagagcctgacatgaggcttgatcccacgacactgcaatcaggacctgagccaaaaccaagagttgggacgctcaactgagcgagccacctaggcgcccaagcatctgactcttgatagcagctcaggttgtgatctcaaagtcatgggatcgagcccaacACTGAGCTCTGCgatgacagtggggagcctgcttggagtctccctctctctctgctcctccctgcacactcgtgtgcactttctctcaaaataaacaaacattaaaaaataataaaaatgaagtaatcgTTATAATCCTactactggaaaaataaaattatatgcaaaaagaaaaaaagagaaagtttttcttatgatttgttaaaaaaaacactggtCCTTGCATCACTGTTTACCCTTAAATGATTCCTCTGCTATAGTTAACGACCTCGAATTTCTTAACTGAGTCAACAATTCCCATGCCTGAAGTACTCTAGGTGTTAATAACCAGTACCACTGCTGCTCCCACATTTGTGTGGCCTGATCCACAATCTTATTTCATGTTCCCACAGCCCTGTATGGCAGGCAGAGCAAGTGCTCTCATCCCCACctacagagaaggggaggggcagctaGTAAGCAGAAACATTCAGGAAAACCCCAAGTTTTTGGAAGCCGAGTCCAGAAACATCTGGTTTAAACAGATTGATATGGCAATTCTGCTATCGAGAAATAGGGAAGTGCTACCACTTCCCATCAAAGTTTAACTAGAATTGAAAAAGGATTAAAatttgatgtcattttttttccctcttcaacAGCAATGTTATTAATTAACACTTGGCACAGTGAGTGTCTGGTAAGTGATACGGACTCACTTTTAGAGGAAGATTCAGTCTGTCCAAAACTAAGTCCTCCTACTGCACAGCACCCTACTACCCAACTCTGTGTCCCTACCACCAAGGCTACTTAGTGGGGGCTACTTAAGGCTACTTAAAGGGGATGTTTTACCCCACCCCAAACCTGTCACCGGAAGGCAGTACTCCACGTACGTGCTGGAGTTAAAGGGCACTGGGTCTCCTACTTACCATACTGTGATGAGAGAATGAGTTTCCTGAAGCAGGCTGTGTTATGGCGCTCTGCTTTGAATTACTGAACACCAGAGGCTGCGCAAGAGAAGGAGCCTGAGACGGATCCAGATTAGAGGAATCATTCTCCATTGAAGATGGTGTCTTCCCCAACAGAACAGCAAGGTCGATTCTagtggagagacagaacataCTCATGAATAATGACAGAACATTCTAGCATTCCCAACTCCCAGAGTATGGTCAGATCAAAATAAAGTCACTCATCAAAAACACAGAGACCAGAAATGCTTAATTGACCAAAATAAATGATGTGTAAGAACCACTACAGGATCTAGCTGTGTTCTAATGGCACTGTCAACCATAATAACGTTAAATATTCCAATTTAGTTAAATTAATTTCATGGAATAGCAAATGTTAGTTTTAATGCAACAGCTTCACATTTGGgccaaaatttacaaaatttttaacgAATATTTTAATAACGAATACCTGCCATTACCAATACCTAATACACAAAAACTTGCCAGAGCACCGGCACCTTCAAGTATCTTTGGAATTGACCTCCCAACTTCCATAGAACTTCCCAAGTCACCTGTGGTCTAAGGAGCACACGTATAGTTCCGCTTTGCCTCTAGTTCTCAGCACagggctcctaaaacccttagaatttcctAAGTGTCTCTTGCTGTTCGTAATGAGCCTCTTTCAACCAAAGTCCATGCTAACGAGGTTACTCAGGGTGggagccccacccccccagagcCGCAGGAAGTGGGCTGCCACCAGGAATACCAGCAATGGGATTAGAGGGTTAGAACTCTCAGCCCCAGCGCTCTCTCTTGACCCACTTCTAGAATCAGAACGAGCTTGGAGACTGCCTTCGACAGCCAATGGCTTAGTCAATCAGGCCCATCTAAGTAATGCAACTTTCTAACTTTCTAACACTCTAGAACAGGGAGATTCAGTGAGCTTCTGGGTTAGTGGATGCACTGAATGTTGATGAACGTACTGGGaaggcaccccaccccctgccctgcgtGTGCATCTCTTCCAACTGGCCACTGTACCTGAGTACTGGTTATAACAAACCGGTTATGGCAAGTAGCTCTTCCCTGAGTTCCGAGTCATTCTAGCAGATTTCTGAACCTAAGCAGAGGATGAGGGGTGGGGTAGGCTTTGAGAATCCCCAAATCTGCAGTCAGCCAGGCAGAAGGGTGTGTGGGCAGCCTGGGCACTCGTCTGCAGTGGACCTCGCACCTCGGAAGCAAGGGCAGTCTTCTGGGATGGAGGCATcagtcagggtctgtgctaactctgGCAAGTGGCAGAACTGAACCGAATTACTAAATACCTTGTTGGTGTTCAGAGAATTGAAGGACTGATGTCAGTAAAATGAGATACTGGTGTCAGAAAAACAACACACATCGCCTCTGATGTCCCTAATGTCCTATTCCTAGCATGCTTCAGGCTTCTGAGTTGACGGCTATCATACCCAGGTCTAGAAATAATCCAAGAGGCTTTCTGGGCATAAAAATATTCCTAGTAAGTGCACCTCCCTCTACTAACCCCAATAACTAAGGTTCAAGTTCTAGAAAATTCATTAGCCAGATCCTAGGGGAAAAATGACCATTTTACTCAGCAGGCTTAGCAGACAAAGATTATTATAAAGCAAGAGAAGCAGCTACTGAACAGTTCTgcaaactgaaataaatgaaaacatttccacGTTTAACTTTACCTTACTACTGGACAAGCTCAACCGTGCTAAGTTTTAATTCAGGTTGACCTATGTAGTTAAAGGGGCTATTCTGGAAAGAATCATCTTTAAAATTGTAAACAACGGACTCCCGTTCAGTAGACCAACTCTTAGAAGCCGATCAGCCTCACATGCTTGCTTCCCGTTACTGCCAGCACCATGGGAGCTCGGGAAGGCCCACTGCTGCTCTTCCTTACAGCCCCTTCTCACCAGCCCCATTTGGGGACGGACACTGAACTTTACCACACACTTGCCTCTGACCAGCAGTGATTGTCACATTCTCCGCAGGCAGAGGCACCGAAGACACATTAGAGGCAGTGAAGATCTTGGTCTCAGAAAGCTGGAAAACAGAAGGATTAGTCACTTCTGGTGTTAAGTGGACTACAGTCAGAAACCTGGCTCAGGCAAGGGGAACTTAACAGCAAGGCAAAGGGAAAACGCTCGGAAAAGAAAGCCGCCCAGCCAGAGGAACCTACGTGGACTGACCTCCATTACCCTTCTAGGTATGACTTTATCAAAAGAGTGTAAAATCAAGAAACCCTACGAAATACAATGGGAGTCACACGATATGCACGCTGAACTTACAGACAGCTGAATACACAtgctacaaaaaaagagagaaaacctttTATACTTTCCCATTAGAGTTCCCAACTCACACCCTTACCCAAACCAAACTTTATCTTCCACTGCtcctctcaaagaaagaaaggttacagccaagacaaagacaaaatgaaagaaattaattccTGGCTTTTGAGCAGTAAGGACCCAAGTGCTGGTGAATTAGGGTCTCTGTAGGGATGATTTCAACTATATGCAATTTCTGCCTTAATAGTGACTTTATCACACCTACCCTTTGCATTCTAAGACCCTAAAATTAGGTAAACAATTGTAGGGAATAACTCATTCCACCATTCAAAacttgctttggttttgttttcactttttgactAAAATCTCTTCTCCAAAAACAGGGAATCCACTTCCCCAAATATATCATTCTCTGAAAGTTGCTTAAACAGACCAAACCAAATCCTAGAAAGTATTCACGAGGCAGTCTAGCTCAGTtacaacagaaaagaaatcatCCTCTAATGCTGATGCATCTGAAATTTCAAACACTCAGGTCTGGCAAACCCAAAGTTTGGTCACCATGTCACCATAAAAGCTGCCTTGCCTAAATGTATACGAGTATAGAAAGCAGactgaaaaaatgttaaaacaggaTTTAATCCACGATCACTGAAAACTACAATTCACAACAAAATCCTGACTGTGACCAAGAACGAGCAGAATTCTTTTACTCAAGTGCTACTCCAGTAAGCTCAGAGTGCCGGCTTATGTGCCACCTCTGTGACACCCATGACTGAGCTGTCCACGTTAAGTCACGCTGGAAGATCTATACTTTCATCTCAACTATGAAGCTGGGCTTCAGAACCAACCAGATTGTGGATTCGAGGACGCGGTACTCCCTCACTTCGCACCCACCTCTCAGCCAATCACGGGACCAAACACCAGTGCCCGAATAGGAACTAAATAGCCGAACTGGCTCAAAAGAAGTCATGGGCCACCAGCAGCTGTTACTCAAGGCGCTACCTGCCTAACTCCATTCCTGGTGCTCTCCCCAACCACCATCTCTTGCTGGGACAAATCCGACAATCAGATACTGGACTTACACAGGTGCACTTGCCCTTTCCATAGTCTGGTTCCATAGAGTCCTGTTCATGCCCAGTCTCCTTCATATAACATATGTGAAATGTTCTGGCTCAGAACACTATTTTGGATGTAAAAGTTTTGGGTCAGAATCTTAAGGGTGAATTCTGAAGGGGTAGAAATATACCCATTTTCTATCCCTAAACACCACTAAGGGACAGAAAGCACTAGTGAGG is a window encoding:
- the UBAP2L gene encoding ubiquitin-associated protein 2-like isoform X17; its protein translation is MGTFNPADYAEPANTDDNYGNNSGNTWNNTGHFEPDDGTSAWRTAAEEWGTEDWNEDLSETKIFTASNVSSVPLPAENVTITAGQRIDLAVLLGKTPSSMENDSSNLDPSQAPSLAQPLVFSNSKQSAITQPASGNSFSHHSMVSMLGKGFGDVGEAKGGSTTGSQFLEQFKTAQALAQLAAQHSQPGTTATSSWDMGSASQSPSLVQYDLKNPDDSTVHSPFSKRQAFTPSSAMMEVFLQEKPPTVATSTAAPPPPSSPLPSKSTSAPQMSPGSSDNQSSSPQPAQQKLKQQKKKASLTSKIPALAVEMPGSADISGLNLQFGALQFGSEPVLSDYESTPTTSASSSQAPSSLYTSTASESSSTISSNQSQESGYQSGPIQSTTYTSPNNAQGPLYEQRSTQTRRYPSSISSSPQKDLTQAKNGFSSVQATQLQTTQSVEGATGSAVKSDSPSTSGISPLSETVSAASLLTAASQHSSPLGGLSHSEESANAPTTQHSSTLSTQQNTLSSSTSSGRTSTSTLLHTSVDSEANLHSSSSTFSTTSSTVSAPPPVVSVSSSLHGGSSLGLSLSSNSTVTASTRSSVATTSGKAPPNLPPGVPPLLPNPYIMAPGLLHAYPPQVYGYDDLQMLQTRFPLDYYSIPFPTPTTPLTGRDGSLASNPYSGDLTKFGRGDASSPAPATTLAQPQQNQTQTHHTTQQTFLNPALPPGYSYTSLPYYTGVPGLPSTFQYGPAVFPVAPTSSKQHGVNVSVNASATPFQQPSGYGSHGYNTGVSVTSSNTGVPDISGSVYSKTQQSFEKQGFHSGTPAASFNLPSALGSGGPINPATAAAYPPAPFMHILTPHQQPHSQILHHHLQQDGQLPYLQMILCCPRQQEEQVMKLNDDVLEPTPSRPPLHLHSLRELEDKKLHRHRSGHTDTDTLLSSLASCSSLALPSPVPSFSFCPSATLETLGYWIGTDSWGSVWSLGPQTVSLAFWLKWALRCAMGGGGGHGLVQVTSPASQGAGELG
- the UBAP2L gene encoding ubiquitin-associated protein 2-like isoform X19: MMTSVGTNRARGNWEQPQNQNQTQHKQRPQATAEQIRLAQMISDHNDADFEEKVKQLIDITGKNQDECVIALHDCNGDVNRAINVLLEGNPDTHSWEMVGKKKGVSGQKDGGQTESNEEGKENRDRDRDYSRRRGGPPRRGRGASRGREFRGQENGLDGTKSGGPSGRGTERGRRGRGRGRGGSGRRGGRFSAQGMGTFNPADYAEPANTDDNYGNNSGNTWNNTGHFEPDDGTSAWRTAAEEWGTEDWNEDLSETKIFTASNVSSVPLPAENVTITAGQRIDLAVLLGKTPSSMENDSSNLDPSQAPSLAQPLVFSNSKQSAITQPASGNSFSHHSMVSMLGKGFGDVGEAKGGSTTGSQFLEQFKTAQALAQLAAQHSQPGTTATSSWDMGSASQSPSLVQYDLKNPDDSTVHSPFSKRQAFTPSSAMMEVFLQEKPPTVATSTAAPPPPSSPLPSKSTSAPQMSPGSSDNQSSSPQPAQQKLKQQKKKASLTSKIPALAVEMPGSADISGLNLQFGALQFGSEPVLSDYESTPTTSASSSQAPSSLYTSTASESSSTISSNQSQESGYQSGPIQSTTYTSPNNAQGPLYEQRSTQTRRYPSSISSSPQKDLTQAKNGFSSVQATQLQTTQSVEGATGSAVKSDSPSTSGISPLSETVSAASLLTAASQHSSPLGGLSHSEESANAPTTQHSSTLSTQQNTLSSSTSSGRTSTSTLLHTSVDSEANLHSSSSTFSTTSSTVSAPPPVVSVSSSLHGGSSLGLSLSSNSTVTASTRSSVATTSGKAPPNLPPGVPPLLPNPYIMAPGLLHAYPPQVYGYDDLQMLQTRFPLDYYSIPFPTPTTPLTGRDGSLASNPYSGDLTKFGRGDASSPAPATTLAQPQQNQTQTHHTTQQTFLNPALPPGYSYTSLPYYTGVPGLPSTFQYGPAVFPVAPTSSKQHGVNVSVNASATPFQQPSGYGSHGYNTGRKYPPPYKHFWTAES